A single region of the Branchiostoma lanceolatum isolate klBraLanc5 chromosome 1, klBraLanc5.hap2, whole genome shotgun sequence genome encodes:
- the LOC136429664 gene encoding cytochrome P450 2U1-like gives MLSAFLKKMAVTVSWIAESVQEILQIYGLTLQTFLVLCATFLLACVILKRSKNLPPYPAGRVPVLGHLLALGRAPHRKLTAWRRQYGDVFTVRMGMEDVVVLNGYTAVKDALVDRSELFASRPPNYLLDSTVGFGKDIVAARWGPEFRQRRRFTSTALRNLGMKVGTGSVEENIREEADYLRKRIAEYEGKPFDIAHDVTVTVANVICSMAFGKRYDYGDETFRELSEAVVTVMAEIGAGQIVSVFPLLRFVPGVNRTSISVSEQVAKIQKVLKEEMARHRENLDRENPRDFLDFCLLELEQQEKVDGLTEENVMYLAQNLFFGGTDTTTNTLLWSLLYMTVNPDIQNKVQEELDAVVGESLPTLSHRSQLPYVNACLLEVMRIRPIGPLAVPHATTETVKVRGYSIPKGTQVLPNLYSLHMDPAYWPDPDRFDPERFLDAEGNVINKPESFMPFSGGRRVCLGEQLARMELFLFFSTLLQSFTFKTPEGAPPPNTDGVFGITLSPHPFKLCATPR, from the exons ATGTTGTCTGCATTCTTAAAAAAAATGGCCGTAACTGTCAGCTGGATAGCTGAGTCCGTCCAAGAGATTTTGCAGATATATGGACTGACTCTGCAGACGTTTCTTGTCCTCTGTGCGACTTTCCTCCTGGCATGTGTTATACTCAAACGTTCCAAAAACCTGCCCCCTTACCCGGCAGGACGCGTGCCTGTTCTCGGGCACCTCCTCGCCTTGGGCCGAGCGCCTCACCGCAAGCTGACGGCGTGGAGGCGGCAGTACGGAGACGTCTTCACCGTCAGGATGGGGATGGAAGATGTGGTGGTTCTGAACGGCTACACTGCCGTCAAGGACGCGCTCGTGGACAGGTCAGAGCTGTTCGCGTCCAGGCCGCCCAACTACCTGTTGGATTCGACAGTTGGTTTTGGAAAAG ACATAGTTGCTGCACGCTGGGGGCCCGAGTTCAGACAGAGACGGAGGTTTACTTCCACCGCCCTGAGGAACCTGGGCATGAAGGTCGGGACTGGCAGCGTCGAGGAGAACATCCGAGAAGAGGCGGACTATCTCCGGAAAAGG ATTGCAGAATACGAGGGAAAGCCCTTTGACATCGCCCATGACGTCACCGTGACGGTGGCAAACGTCATCTGCTCCATGGCGTTCGGGAAGCGGTACGACTACGGGGACGAAACGTTCCGCGAGCTGTCGGAGGCAGTCGTGACCGTGATGGCTGAGATTGGAGCAGGGCAGATCGTCAGCGTCTTCCCTTTGTTACGGTTCGTTCCTGGAG TGAACCGGACCAGCATCAGTGTGTCTGAACAAGTCGCGAAGATCCAGAAGGTGCTGAAAGAAGAAATGGCTCGACATCGCGAGAACCTGGATCGCGAGAACCCACGAGACTTCCTCGACTTCTGTCTGCTGGAGCTGGAACAGCAGGAAAAAGTGGACGGTCTGACGGAGGAGAACGTCATGTACTTGGCTCAGAACCTCTTCTTTGGAGGAACAGACACAACCACCAACACTCTGCTGTGGAGTCTGCTGTACATGACTGTGAACCCCGACATCCAAAATAAG GTACAAGAGGAGCTTGATGCCGTTGTTGGTGAGAGTCTGCCCACCCTGTCCCACCGTTCCCAGCTGCCCTACGTGAATGCCTGCCTGCTGGAGGTCATGAGGATCCGCCCCATCGGACCCCTTGCGGTGCCTCACGCCACCACAGAGACGGTCAAAGTGCGGGGATACAGCATTCCTAAGGGAACACAG GTACTTCCGAACCTGTATTCTCTCCACATGGACCCCGCCTACTGGCCTGATCCGGACCGGTTTGACCCCGAAAGGTTTCTGGACGCGGAAGGGAACGTCATCAACAAGCCTGAGTCATTCATGCCCTTTTCAGGAG GCCGACGTGTGTGTCTTGGTGAGCAGCTGGCCAGGATGGaacttttcctgttcttctcgaCCCTGCTGCAGTCTTTCACCTTCAagacgccagagggcgctcctccTCCAAACACCGACGGCGTCTTCGGAATAACGTTGTCTCCGCATCCGTTTAAGCTCTGTGCGACACCGCGTTAG
- the LOC136428210 gene encoding repetitive organellar protein-like: protein MARRAENMAPVRNLQPDRNNVPGVNGANGHRRQEKAKGQRANIGGGQTAEKVQDNPTYVTNESSDDAVEDNGCCNRSRGCLSCSRLGSVIKTTVVMATLMISLALILVQITTPPPDFDTLASRSKLVNSLKDQVSTLNKRFRNREAIVDRLQNKVSHLEDEVSILKEHLGNRSAAISRHENEITTLEERIDNSSALINRLVHHAPTLEGRIENNTELAGHLKKEVSTIKERFENRSTLVGHLMNNVSTLGERFANHSAMASLLETRVLTIEEHHKNHTRLVGHLMNNVSTLGERFANHSEMASLLENRVLTLEEHHKNHTTLVGHLMNNVSTLDERFANHSAMANLLETRVSALGEGFKNGSAMIGHLGTRMSTLEEHHKNHTTLASLLETRVSTLHERFENHSAMASHLGNRVSTLEGHHKNSTALAGYLKDEVSTLHERFENHSAMASHLGNRVSTLEGHHKNSTALAGYLKDEVSTLQERFDNHSAMASHLGNRVSTLEDRNKMHFTLAFKLMNEVSTLTKRFENHSAMTSRLGNRVSILEEHLKNHTALIDHLMNNVSNLNERFANRSAMASLLGNRVLTSLEAYHKNCSALTGYLKNEVSTLEERFENRLKTTLKTALKIAQQWLKNQVSTLEEHLKNRTALIDHLMNNVSKLNERFENRSASANLLENRVSTLEDHHKNSTALAGYLKDEVSTLTERFENRSTMLILLKSRVFTIEERFKNRLARASLLGNRVLTSLEAYHKNCSALTGYLKNEVSTLEKRFENRLETTLGTALKIVQQWLKNKVSTIEEHFKNRSALVGHLENEVSTLEERFENRSAMARLLQNQVSTLEERFKNRSAMASLLENRVLTLEEHHKTRTAVAGHLKNDVSTLNERFEGHSALVCCLENDVSILKERFENQQGQVNHSANESTIVDCQEHAVLTFEEKREKWPEMVGRLKSQVSTFDGRLKNQSAIVSRLENRVLTIDERLEKNYRPVVSEIRNYKSTSRRRDFAHKNLAERVDRWSQEVSDLEKRIDQNKNLAGRVDRLSQQVSDLEERVDKNKNLAAARIDVNRLSKQVSDLEERLDKNKNLAERVSNLNNHFDRNKKLTAARVRSLSQKVSDLEKRVDKSKNARTDRLSKQAPDKEKPKSRVSGRRRNFFNRG, encoded by the exons ATGGCGCGGCGGGCTGAGAACATGGCTCCGGTCCGGAACCTTCAGCCAGACCGAAACAACGTACCCGGAGTCAACGGAGCAAACGGACATCGGAGGCAGGAGAAAGCCAAGGGGCAGAGGGCGAACATTGGAGGTGGACAGACAGCTGAGAAAGTGCAGGACAACCCCACTTACGTCACCAATGAGTCTTCAG ACGATGCTGTGGAAGACAATGGTTGTTGCAACCGGTCACGTGGTTGTCTGTCGTGCTCCCGATTGGGTAGCGTCATCAAGACGACCGTCGTCATGGCAACATTGATGATATCTCTAGCACTCATCCTCGTGCAGATCACTACTCCACCCCCGGATTTTGACACA CTTGCGAGCCGATCAAAACTGGTCAACAGTCTTAAGGACCAAGTATCAACCCTTAACAAAAGATTCAGGAACCGAGAGGCCATCGTCGACCGTCTGCAGAACAAAGTATCGCACCTCGAGGACGAAGTATCGATCCTGAAGGAACACCTTGGCAACCGATCTGCAGCCATCAGTCGACACGAAAACGAAATAACGACCCTCGAAGAGCGAATTGACAACAGCTCAGCACTGATCAACCGTCTGGTACACCATGCACCGACTCTTGAAGGACGCATCGAGAACAACACAGAACTGGCCGGCCATTTGAAGAAGGAGGTATCAACCATCAAAGAACGCTTTGAGAACCGCTCTACACTGGTAGGCCATTTGATGAACAATGTATCTACCCTTGGCGAACGCTTTGCAAACCACTCAGCAATGGCCAGCCTACTTGAGACCCGAGTATTGACCATAGAGGAACACCACAAGAACCACACTAGACTGGTAGGCCATTTGATGAACAATGTATCTACCCTTGGCGAACGCTTTGCAAACCACTCAGAGATGGCCAGCCTTCTGGAGAACCGAGTATTGACCCTTGAGGAACACCACAAGAACCACACTACACTGGTAGGCCATTTGATGAACAATGTATCTACCCTTGACGAACGCTTTGCAAATCACTCAGCAATGGCCAACCTTCTTGAGACCCGAGTGTCAGCCCTTGGGGAAGGTTTCAAGAACGGTTCAGCAATGATCGGCCATCTTGGGACCCGAATGTCGACCCTCGAGGAACACCACAAGAACCACACTACACTGGCCAGCCTTCTTGAGACCCGAGTGTCGACCCTTCATGAACGCTTTGAAAACCACTCAGCTATGGCCAGCCATCTTGGGAACAGAGTGTCGACCCTTGAGGGACACCACAAGAACAGCACAGCTCTAGCCGGCTATTTGAAGGACGAGGTGTCGACCCTTCATGAACGCTTTGAAAACCACTCAGCTATGGCCAGCCATCTTGGGAACAGAGTGTCGACCCTTGAGGGACACCACAAGAACAGCACAGCTCTAGCCGGCTATTTGAAGGACGAGGTGTCGACCCTTCAGGAACGCTTTGACAACCACTCGGCAATGGCCAGCCATCTTGGGAACCGAGTGTCGACCCTTGAGGATCGCAACAAGATGCACTTTACACTGGCCTTCAAATTGATGAACGAGGTGTCCACCCTTACGAAACGCTTTGAAAACCACTCAGCTATGACCAGTCGTCTTGGGAACCGAGTGTCGATCCTTGAGGAACACCTAAAGAATCACACAGCTCTGATAGACCATCTAATGAACAATGTATCTAACCTTAACGAACGTTTTGCGAACCGTTCAGCAATGGCCAGCCTTCTGGGGAACCGAGTATTGACGTCACTTGAGGCATACCACAAGAACTGCTCAGCACTGACCGGCTATTTGAAGAATGAAGTGTCGACCCTTGAGGAACGCTTTGAAAACCGCTTGAAAACCACTTTGAAAACCGCTTTGAAAATCGCTCAGCAATGGCTTAAGAACCAAGTATCGACCCTTGAGGAACACCTGAAGAATCGCACAGCTCTGATAGACCATCTAATGAACAATGTATCTAAACTTAACGAACGCTTTGAAAACCGTTCAGCATCGGCCAACCTTCTTGAGAACCGAGTGTCGACCCTTGAAGATCACCACAAGAATAGCACAGCTCTGGCCGGCTATTTGAAGGACGAGGTGTCGACCCTCACGGAACGCTTTGAAAACCGCTCAACAATGCTCATTCTTCTAAAAAGCCGAGTATTTACCATTGAGGAACGTTTCAAGAACCGTTTAGCAAGGGCCAGCCTTCTGGGGAACCGAGTTTTGACGTCACTTGAGGCATACCACAAGAACTGCTCAGCACTGACCGGCTATTTGAAGAACGAAGTGTCGACCCTTGAGAAACGCTTTGAAAACCGCTTGGAAACCACTTTGGGAACCGCTTTGAAAATCGTTCAGCAATGGCTTAAGAACAAAGTATCGACCATTGAGGAACATTTCAAGAACCGTTCAGCTCTGGTAGGCCATCTAGAGAACGAAGTGTCGACCCTTGAGGAACGCTTTGAGAATCGCTCAGCTATGGCTAGGCTTCTTCAGAACCAAGTATCTACCCTTGAAGAACGTTTCAAGAACCGATCAGCAATGGCCAGCCTCCTTGAGAACCGAGTATTAACACTTGAGGAACACCACAAGACCCGCACAGCAGTGGCTGGCCATTTGAAGAACGACGTGTCAACCCTAAACGAACGCTTTGAAGGCCACTCTGCGCTGGTCTGCTGTTTGGAGAACGATGTTTCGATCCTTAAGGAACGTTTCGAGAACCAACAAGGACAAGTCAACCATTCAGCGAACGAGTCAACAATCGTCGACTGTCAAGAACACGCCGTGTTGACCTTTGAAGAAAAACGCGAGAAGTGGCCAGAGATGGTTGGTCGTCTGAAGAGCCAAGTATCAACCTTCGATGGCCGCCTCAAGAACCAATCAGCAATCGTAAGCCGCCTTGAAAACCGTGTGTTGACCATCGATGAACGGCTCGAAAAGAACTACAGGCCAGTCGTCTCCGAAATCAGGAACTATAAATCGACCTCTAGACGCCGTGACTTTGCACATAAGAACCTCGCAGAGCGTGTGGACCGTTGGTCTCAAGAGGTTTCAGATCTAGAGAAACGCATCGACCAGAACAAGAACCTCGCAGGGCGCGTCGACCGTTTGTCTCAACAGGTTTCAGATCTAGAGGAACGCGTCGACAAGAATAAGAACCTTGCAGCAGCGCGCATCGACGTCAACCGTTTGTCTAAACAGGTTTCAGACCTAGAGGAGCGCCTGGACAAGAACAAGAACCTTGCAGAACGTGTTTCAAATCTGAATAATCACTTCGACAGGAACAAGAAGCTCACAGCTGCGCGCGTCAGAAGTTTGTCTCAAAAGGTTTCAGATCTAGAGAAACGCGTCGACAAGAGCAAGAACGCGCGCACCGACCGTTTGTCCAAACAGGCTCCAGATAAAGAAAAACCCAAATCTAGAGTATCAGGCCGCAGGAGGAACTTCTTTAATCGTGGCTAA